The window CATCACAGAAGATCTACAGCCTGTCCGATGAGTCCGGCAAAGTCGCGCAACAGCTCAGCCAGGACGTCCACATCCGGGCGTTTTATCCCGGCGGAGCGGACCAGGCCACGAAAGAGTTGCTGGATCTCTTCAAAACGAAAAGCAACAAGATCTCCTATGAATTCATCAATCCCGACAAACAGCCGCAGCTTGCCCAGCAGTACCAGGTAACCCAGTACGGAGAGGTCCAGAACCCGATGACAGGTCAGAACCTGGTTTACGGAACGCTGATTCTGGAAATGGGCCCCAAGACCGAGCGGATCGAAAAACAAAACGAGGCGGTTCACGAAGAAGACATTACGAATGCGCTGTTGAAGCTGGTCAAAGGCGAGAAAAAGACGATGTATTTCACGCAGGGTCATGGCGAGAAAAGCCCGGATGATAAGGACAAGACCGGGTACGCGGACGCCAAAGCCGGCCTGGAAAAAGAAAATTATGTCGTCAAGACCCTCAATCTAGCCGAACAGCAAGGGAAGATACCGGATGACGCATCCGTCGTCATCATGGACGGTCCCAAAACAGAACCATTTCCCAGCGAGATGGATGCGATCGATGCTTATCTGAATAAGGGCGGCAGTGCATACATCATGGTGGATCCGTCACCAGCACCCGGGCTTACGGACTTCATGAAAAAGTGGTCGATCGATGTCGGCAACAATATTGTGCTGGACGCCAGCGGTCTGGGACGCCTGTTCGGGGCAGGACCGGAGATCCCGCTCGTCACGAAGTACAGCGACCATAAGATCACTTCGAGCATGAAGGGCGTCATGACGTTCTTTCCGTTCGCACGATCCGTCGCGCCCGCAATGAATCCGGCGCCGGGCCTGATGGTTGAAAACCTCTTCTCGTCCGGCGAGCGCAGCTGGGGTGAGACCAACATGAAATCGGGCGAAGCGAAGTTTGACGAAGGCGTCGACCTGAAGGGCCCCGTGTCTCTCGCGGTTGTCGCAACCAAGGACCTTGGAAATAACAAGAAGGCCCGCCTCGTCGTTTTCGGGAACTCCGCTTTCGCGGACAACAGCACATTCGGGCTCCAGGGTAACGGAAACCTCTTCCTGAACACGGTTTCCTGGCTGGCCCAGGATGAAAACTTTATTTCAATCCGGCCGAAAAATCCGGACGATCGCCGGCTTACGATGACCGAGGCTCAGCGGCGCCTGGTCTCTTACGTCATGCTGCTGCTGTTTCCCGTCGGCGTCCTGATTGTCGGTGGTTCGGTCTGGGCGAAGCGAAGGAAATGAAATTCAAAGGCACAACGGCGCTTTTCCTGATTTTTGTCGCGCTCGGCGCCTACGTTTACTTCACCGAATTTCGAGGACAGGAAGCGCGACAGAAGCAGGAAGAAGCAAAGAAAAAAGCGTTCCCGGTCGAAGATAAGGACATCACGGAAATCAGCCTGATCTACCCCGATCGGACGCTCTCGGCAGTCAAGAAGGGCGATAAAGACTGGCAGATGACGTCGCCCGCGGGAATGGAAGCCGACCCCGACGAATGGCAAATGCTGGCAGCCGACATCCCGCGCATCGAACGCGAAGATACGGTAGCCGAAAATG of the Terriglobia bacterium genome contains:
- a CDS encoding Gldg family protein, whose protein sequence is MREQLKKADILGLAIVAGALISYSIRSVWSVYQTVAVIAGAILIAASLAVKTDEIRSGFGRRSARFGINSAASVIFLIGILAFVNYLGAQHVKRLDTTSQKIYSLSDESGKVAQQLSQDVHIRAFYPGGADQATKELLDLFKTKSNKISYEFINPDKQPQLAQQYQVTQYGEVQNPMTGQNLVYGTLILEMGPKTERIEKQNEAVHEEDITNALLKLVKGEKKTMYFTQGHGEKSPDDKDKTGYADAKAGLEKENYVVKTLNLAEQQGKIPDDASVVIMDGPKTEPFPSEMDAIDAYLNKGGSAYIMVDPSPAPGLTDFMKKWSIDVGNNIVLDASGLGRLFGAGPEIPLVTKYSDHKITSSMKGVMTFFPFARSVAPAMNPAPGLMVENLFSSGERSWGETNMKSGEAKFDEGVDLKGPVSLAVVATKDLGNNKKARLVVFGNSAFADNSTFGLQGNGNLFLNTVSWLAQDENFISIRPKNPDDRRLTMTEAQRRLVSYVMLLLFPVGVLIVGGSVWAKRRK